A region of Takifugu rubripes chromosome 6, fTakRub1.2, whole genome shotgun sequence DNA encodes the following proteins:
- the LOC101077025 gene encoding probable global transcription activator SNF2L2 isoform X1: protein MKTLRFSSPPFWALLLSDQLMKRLAARRYAGLLILSPTAAADPDKQPADRSQRYLRLCEPIPRLHRRSLCLQPDTGEVRSPEEMEEDVGLKKRKSDHDGEKQTQAGQETGEKVKRKRGRPPAVKLPPNPPELTRTLSMLVDMVIHYKDGLGRQISKGFVQLPSKKEVPEYYELIRKPVDFRRIRERVRNHKYRSVGDLEKDIYLLCHNAQTYNLEGSQIYEDSIVIKSVFESARQRIVTNEQQKETVSTSHSDNGGEAGDQFAPSAGKPQPGQIKKANEERNRNPTDKRRHTHLGSDKDVEDNTAKDEG from the exons ATGAAAACATTGCgcttttcttctcccccctTCTGGGCTCTGCTTCTGAGTGATCAGCTGATGAAGAGACTAGCAGCTCGCCGCTATGCTGGTTTGCTAATTCTCTCccccacagctgcagccgatCCTGATAAGCAGCCCGCAGACCGCAGCCAG CGTTACCTTCGTCTCTGTGAACCTATTCCACGTCTCCACCGTCGCTCCCTCTGCTTGCAGCCTGACACAGGAGAGGTCAGATCCccggaggagatggaggaggacgtgggtCTGAAGAAGCGTAAGAGCGATCACGATGGGGAGAAACAGACGCAGGCCGGACAAGAAACGGGTGAAAAGGTCAAAAGGAAGCGAGGTCGCCCGCCAGCTGTGAAGCTGCCTCCGAATCCACCCGAGCTCACCAGAACGCTGAGCATGCTGGTAGATATGGTTATCCACTACAAAGATGG GTTGGGTCGGCAGATCAGTAAAGGATTTGTGCAGCTTCCCTCTAAGAAAGAAGTACCCGAGTACTATGAGCTGATCCGAAAGCCCGTAGACTTCAGAAGGATCAGG GAACGCGTACGCAATCACAAGTACAGAAGCGTGGGGGATTTGGAAAAAGACATTTACCTCCTGTGCCACAATGCCCAGACTTATAACCTGGAGGGCTCTCAG ATCTACGAGGATTCAATCGTCATCAAGTCCGTGTTTGAGAGCGCGAGGCAGAGGATTGTCACAAACGAGCAGCAGAAAGAGACCGTTAGCACCAGTCACAGCGATAATGGTGGGGAGGCTGGAGACCAGTTCGCCCCATCAGCAG GGAAACCGCAACCAGGCCAGATTAAGAAAGCAAAtgaggagagaaacagaaatCCCACCGACAAGAGGCGTCACACTCATTTAGGCAGTGATAAAGATGTAGAGGATAACACCGCAAAGGATGAAGGCTGA
- the LOC101077025 gene encoding probable global transcription activator SNF2L2 isoform X2 has protein sequence MKTLRFSSPPFWALLLSDQLMKRLAARRYAGLLILSPTAAADPDKQPADRSQPDTGEVRSPEEMEEDVGLKKRKSDHDGEKQTQAGQETGEKVKRKRGRPPAVKLPPNPPELTRTLSMLVDMVIHYKDGLGRQISKGFVQLPSKKEVPEYYELIRKPVDFRRIRERVRNHKYRSVGDLEKDIYLLCHNAQTYNLEGSQIYEDSIVIKSVFESARQRIVTNEQQKETVSTSHSDNGGEAGDQFAPSAGKPQPGQIKKANEERNRNPTDKRRHTHLGSDKDVEDNTAKDEG, from the exons ATGAAAACATTGCgcttttcttctcccccctTCTGGGCTCTGCTTCTGAGTGATCAGCTGATGAAGAGACTAGCAGCTCGCCGCTATGCTGGTTTGCTAATTCTCTCccccacagctgcagccgatCCTGATAAGCAGCCCGCAGACCGCAGCCAG CCTGACACAGGAGAGGTCAGATCCccggaggagatggaggaggacgtgggtCTGAAGAAGCGTAAGAGCGATCACGATGGGGAGAAACAGACGCAGGCCGGACAAGAAACGGGTGAAAAGGTCAAAAGGAAGCGAGGTCGCCCGCCAGCTGTGAAGCTGCCTCCGAATCCACCCGAGCTCACCAGAACGCTGAGCATGCTGGTAGATATGGTTATCCACTACAAAGATGG GTTGGGTCGGCAGATCAGTAAAGGATTTGTGCAGCTTCCCTCTAAGAAAGAAGTACCCGAGTACTATGAGCTGATCCGAAAGCCCGTAGACTTCAGAAGGATCAGG GAACGCGTACGCAATCACAAGTACAGAAGCGTGGGGGATTTGGAAAAAGACATTTACCTCCTGTGCCACAATGCCCAGACTTATAACCTGGAGGGCTCTCAG ATCTACGAGGATTCAATCGTCATCAAGTCCGTGTTTGAGAGCGCGAGGCAGAGGATTGTCACAAACGAGCAGCAGAAAGAGACCGTTAGCACCAGTCACAGCGATAATGGTGGGGAGGCTGGAGACCAGTTCGCCCCATCAGCAG GGAAACCGCAACCAGGCCAGATTAAGAAAGCAAAtgaggagagaaacagaaatCCCACCGACAAGAGGCGTCACACTCATTTAGGCAGTGATAAAGATGTAGAGGATAACACCGCAAAGGATGAAGGCTGA